The Canis lupus familiaris isolate Mischka breed German Shepherd chromosome X, alternate assembly UU_Cfam_GSD_1.0, whole genome shotgun sequence genome has a segment encoding these proteins:
- the AIFM1 gene encoding apoptosis-inducing factor 1, mitochondrial isoform X1, translating to MFRCGSLAAGAFKQKLAPLVRTVCVRGPRQRNRLPGNLFQRWHVPLELQMARQMASSGASGGKIDNSVLVLIVGLSTIGAGAYAYKTIKDDQKRYDERMSGLGLTPEEKQKRATSPAPEGEPVPQVRVPSHVPFLLIGGGTAAFAAARSIRARDPGARVLIVSEDPELPYMRPPLSKELWFSDDPNVTKTLRFRQWNGKERSIYFQPPSFYVAAQDLPHIENGGVAVLTGKKVVHLDVRGNMVKLNDGSQITYEKCLIATGGTPRSLSAIDRAGAEVKSRTTLFRKIGDFRTLEKISREVKSITIIGGGFLGSELACALGRKARALGTEVIQLFPEKGNMGKILPEYLSNWTTEKVRREGVKVLPNAIVQSVGVSGGRLLIKLKDGRKVETDHIVAAVGLEPNVELAKTGGLEIDSDFGGFRVNAELQARSNIWVAGDAACFYDIKLGRRRVEHHDHAVVSGRLAGENMTGAAKPYWHQSMFWSDLGPDVGYEAIGLVDSSLPTVGVFAKATAQDNPKSATEQSGTGIRSESETESEASEIAVPPSNPAVPQTPAQGEDYGKGVIFYLRDKVVVGIVLWNIFNRMPIARKIIKDGEQHEDLNEVAKLFNIHED from the exons ATGTTCCGGTGTGGAAGTCTGGCAGCAGGTGCTTTCAAGCAGAAGCTGGCGCCCTTGGTGCGGACAGTGTGCGTCCGAGGCCCGAGGCAGCGGAACCGGCTCCCAG GCAACTTGTTCCAGCGATGGCATGTTCCTCTAGAACTCCAGATGGCAAGACAAATGGCTAGCTCTGGTGCATCAGGGGGCAAAATCGATAATTCTGTGTTAGTCCTTATTGTGGGCTTATCAACAATAGGAGCTGGTGCATAT GCCTACAAGACTATAAAGGATGATCAAAAAAGATATGATGAAAGAATGTCAGGGTTAGGGCTAACaccagaagagaaacagaaaagggcCACGTCACCTG CTCCAGAAGGAGAACCAGTTCCTCAAGTCAGGGTACCAAGTCATGTTCCATTCCTGCTCATCGGTGGAGGCACTGCTGCTTTTGCTGCAGCCAGATCCATCCGGGCTCGGGATCCTGGGGCCAGG GTACTGATTGTGTCTGAAGATCCTGAGCTGCCATACATGCGACCTCCTCTTTCAAAAGAGCTGTGGTTTTCAGATGATCCAAATGTCACAAAGACGCTGCGATTCAGACAGtggaatggaaaagagagaag CATATATTTCCAGCCACCATCTTTCTACGTCGCTGCTCAGGACCTGCCTCACATTGAGAATGGTGGTGTGGCTGTCCTCACCGGGAAGAAG GTAGTGCATCTTGATGTGAGAGGCAACATGGTGAAACTTAATGATGGCTCTCAGATAACCTATGAAAAGTGCTTGATTGCAACAG GAGGCACTCCAAGAAGTCTGTCTGCCATTGATAGGGCTGGAGCGGAGGTAAAGAGTAGAACAACACTTTTCAGAAAG ATTGGAGACTTTAGAACCTTAGAGAAGATTTCCCGGGAAGTCAAGTCAATTACGATAATCGGTGGGGGCTTCCTTGGTAGCGAACTCGCCTGCGCTCTTGGCAGAAAGG CTCGAGCTTTGGGTACAGAAGTGATTCAACTCTTTCCTGAGAAAGGAAATATGGGAAAGATCCTCCCTGAATACCTCAGCAACTGGACCACAGAAAAAGTCAGACGAG AGGGGGTTAAAGTGCTTCCCAATGCTATTGTGCAATCAGTTGGAGTCAGCGGTGGCAGGTTACTCATCAAGTTGAAAGACGGCCGGAAG gtaGAAACTGACCACATAGTGGCAGCTGTGGGCCTGGAGCCCAATGTTGAGTTGGCCAAGACTGGTGGACTAGAGATAGACTCTGATTTTGGTGGCTTCCGAGTAAATGCAGAGCTCCAAGCACGTTCCAACATCTGGGTG GCAGGAGATGCTGCATGCTTCTACGATATAAAGTTGGGTAGGAGGCGAGTAGAGCATCATGATCATGCTGTCGTGAGTGGAAGATTGGCTGGAGAAAATATGACTGGAGCTGCTAAGCCATATTGGCATCAGTCAATGTTCTG gAGTGACTTGGGTCCCGATGTTGGCTATGAAGCTATTGGTCTTGTGGACAGTAGTTTGCCCACAGTTGGTGTGTTCGCAAAAGCAACTGCACAAGACAACCCCAAATCTGCCACAGAGCAGTCAG GGACTGGTATCCGctcagagagtgagacagagtcTGAGGCCTCAGAAATTGCTGTTCCTCCCAGCAATCCTGCAGTCCCCCAGACCCCTGCCCAAGGGGAAGACTACGGCAAAGGTGTCATCTTCTACCTCAGGGATAAAGTGGTGGTGGGGATTGTGCTGTGGAACATCTTCAACCGAATGCCAATAGCAAGGAAG ATCATTAAGGATGGTGAGCAACACGAAGATCTCAACGAAGTAGCCAAACTGTTCAACATTCATGAAGACTGA
- the AIFM1 gene encoding apoptosis-inducing factor 1, mitochondrial isoform X2, with product MFRCGSLAAGAFKQKLAPLVRTVCVRGPRQRNRLPVVQCDHLGSPSRSLASTGASVKDGSSLVYFLIVGATVTGAGVYYAYKTIKDDQKRYDERMSGLGLTPEEKQKRATSPAPEGEPVPQVRVPSHVPFLLIGGGTAAFAAARSIRARDPGARVLIVSEDPELPYMRPPLSKELWFSDDPNVTKTLRFRQWNGKERSIYFQPPSFYVAAQDLPHIENGGVAVLTGKKVVHLDVRGNMVKLNDGSQITYEKCLIATGGTPRSLSAIDRAGAEVKSRTTLFRKIGDFRTLEKISREVKSITIIGGGFLGSELACALGRKARALGTEVIQLFPEKGNMGKILPEYLSNWTTEKVRREGVKVLPNAIVQSVGVSGGRLLIKLKDGRKVETDHIVAAVGLEPNVELAKTGGLEIDSDFGGFRVNAELQARSNIWVAGDAACFYDIKLGRRRVEHHDHAVVSGRLAGENMTGAAKPYWHQSMFWSDLGPDVGYEAIGLVDSSLPTVGVFAKATAQDNPKSATEQSGTGIRSESETESEASEIAVPPSNPAVPQTPAQGEDYGKGVIFYLRDKVVVGIVLWNIFNRMPIARKIIKDGEQHEDLNEVAKLFNIHED from the exons ATGTTCCGGTGTGGAAGTCTGGCAGCAGGTGCTTTCAAGCAGAAGCTGGCGCCCTTGGTGCGGACAGTGTGCGTCCGAGGCCCGAGGCAGCGGAACCGGCTCCCAG TCGTGCAGTGTGATCATCTAGGATCCCCTTCTAGATCACTAGCGTCTACAGGTGCTTCTGTGAAAGATGGCAGCAGCCTAGTATACTTCTTAATTGTAGGAGCAACAGTCACTGGGGCAGGAGTTTATTAT GCCTACAAGACTATAAAGGATGATCAAAAAAGATATGATGAAAGAATGTCAGGGTTAGGGCTAACaccagaagagaaacagaaaagggcCACGTCACCTG CTCCAGAAGGAGAACCAGTTCCTCAAGTCAGGGTACCAAGTCATGTTCCATTCCTGCTCATCGGTGGAGGCACTGCTGCTTTTGCTGCAGCCAGATCCATCCGGGCTCGGGATCCTGGGGCCAGG GTACTGATTGTGTCTGAAGATCCTGAGCTGCCATACATGCGACCTCCTCTTTCAAAAGAGCTGTGGTTTTCAGATGATCCAAATGTCACAAAGACGCTGCGATTCAGACAGtggaatggaaaagagagaag CATATATTTCCAGCCACCATCTTTCTACGTCGCTGCTCAGGACCTGCCTCACATTGAGAATGGTGGTGTGGCTGTCCTCACCGGGAAGAAG GTAGTGCATCTTGATGTGAGAGGCAACATGGTGAAACTTAATGATGGCTCTCAGATAACCTATGAAAAGTGCTTGATTGCAACAG GAGGCACTCCAAGAAGTCTGTCTGCCATTGATAGGGCTGGAGCGGAGGTAAAGAGTAGAACAACACTTTTCAGAAAG ATTGGAGACTTTAGAACCTTAGAGAAGATTTCCCGGGAAGTCAAGTCAATTACGATAATCGGTGGGGGCTTCCTTGGTAGCGAACTCGCCTGCGCTCTTGGCAGAAAGG CTCGAGCTTTGGGTACAGAAGTGATTCAACTCTTTCCTGAGAAAGGAAATATGGGAAAGATCCTCCCTGAATACCTCAGCAACTGGACCACAGAAAAAGTCAGACGAG AGGGGGTTAAAGTGCTTCCCAATGCTATTGTGCAATCAGTTGGAGTCAGCGGTGGCAGGTTACTCATCAAGTTGAAAGACGGCCGGAAG gtaGAAACTGACCACATAGTGGCAGCTGTGGGCCTGGAGCCCAATGTTGAGTTGGCCAAGACTGGTGGACTAGAGATAGACTCTGATTTTGGTGGCTTCCGAGTAAATGCAGAGCTCCAAGCACGTTCCAACATCTGGGTG GCAGGAGATGCTGCATGCTTCTACGATATAAAGTTGGGTAGGAGGCGAGTAGAGCATCATGATCATGCTGTCGTGAGTGGAAGATTGGCTGGAGAAAATATGACTGGAGCTGCTAAGCCATATTGGCATCAGTCAATGTTCTG gAGTGACTTGGGTCCCGATGTTGGCTATGAAGCTATTGGTCTTGTGGACAGTAGTTTGCCCACAGTTGGTGTGTTCGCAAAAGCAACTGCACAAGACAACCCCAAATCTGCCACAGAGCAGTCAG GGACTGGTATCCGctcagagagtgagacagagtcTGAGGCCTCAGAAATTGCTGTTCCTCCCAGCAATCCTGCAGTCCCCCAGACCCCTGCCCAAGGGGAAGACTACGGCAAAGGTGTCATCTTCTACCTCAGGGATAAAGTGGTGGTGGGGATTGTGCTGTGGAACATCTTCAACCGAATGCCAATAGCAAGGAAG ATCATTAAGGATGGTGAGCAACACGAAGATCTCAACGAAGTAGCCAAACTGTTCAACATTCATGAAGACTGA